Genomic window (Chionomys nivalis chromosome 7, mChiNiv1.1, whole genome shotgun sequence):
GGGCCTGCAGCACGGAGCCTGCACAGAGATGGGCTGGCAGCAGGTGGAGGCCCAGCAGCAGGGTCTGCAGACCACAGCTGTGCAGGAGGTGGGGCAGCAGGTGATGGGGCGGCAGCAGCCCTGCTGCAGGCTGCAGGGGTCACAGCAGATGGGGCGGCGGCAGGGCTCGCAGATGGGCCTGGTGAAGTGGGGCACGCAGGTCACTGGGCGGCACACTGTGGTCTGGCAGGACACTGGGCGGCAGCAGCAGGGGTCGCggcagcagcagggctggcagcagcctCCACAGCTCTGGGAGGAGAAGGAGCCACAGCAGGTCATGGTGGGTGTCTGGAGTGGAGTAGGGCTGAGGAGTGGAGAGCAGTTGGGTGTTCTCAGGTGTGATGTGTCTTCTGGGTCGGGTCCCTTTATATACCTGGCCAGTGCTGAGGATCCTAAGGACATGAGGCCATTtccttgttttggtttatttcttcTGTAATGTCGTTGGTGGGTTAGTAAGTTCTCTTGACATATTTTAGGTGCTCAGGTCCTTGTAAAAGATTATTCGTGTCCCTGATTTAATGGCAACTCATTATATTTTGCTATTTATGGTTCAAATATGAACTTAATAGCCCTAACTTCAAAGTCGCCAATTATCTTCATAGTTTTGTGATGCTTTTGCCAGTTGGTGTTTTGGTGGCAACAGAGCAGCCATGCCCTTGGGGTTAGTTGCTAACAGTGGCAGTGAATTCAACAAATCATTGTGCAGTTCCTTTTCCACTGCTCCCGATGAAACAAGGCAAGAATGCTGTATGCGTATGTCAAAATACGTTAATAAGAAAGGAATTTTCCATCTCTTTCAGGAATTCCAGGAACACATCCTAATAGGCCTGCATCTCCAGCGGCTTTTGCCTTAGGTATACATTCCCTCATTTCAGGGTCTTCATCTTTCTATGTCAAGGGGAATTCTATTGCTTTCTGTCTTTACATAGTACCACCGAATTCCAACTGTTTCAAACATTATgcttaattaaataaatgtatcaaTTTATTCCTAATAAACTCATACAAGGCAGGGATTATTATATCTTTCAATTTCCCTGTACCAGACTAAGTAAGTTACTTTCTTAATGCCATTATTTGTAGATGTGGCAGCCAATACTCAGACCCCAAATATGTGTCATAGTATTGCTTATGAGTCCAATGAGCTGCAGAATGAATGATGAGGCCTACACGACCAGCAAATTATCAAATATTTGCTTTGTTTAGGAATTTTTTAATGGTGTATTTACTTTTACAATTGTTATATGTGACATTTTAGAGCCGTCTGCATGCATTCTGTCTCTTACCAAATATCTCCAAGAACTGGAAGAATTGAGTCCCACATAGTTTAGGAATTCTAAAAATTCCCTAAATATGCCTCCAAAGAGGCATTAATTAAATAGTCATGGGACACCCTGAACAAAGCCATCCCAAATGCAAGGAAGTCGAAGAACCTGGACCCATCCAGGGAGGCTTCCATTTCCCAGTGTAACAGTGCTAGATAGATCCAAGACAAATGGGCTTCGGTCCTATCTTGTCTGTATCTCGTATTGCCAGTACTTCCCTGTGTATGAGGCTTCATGAAGTTCATTTCCACCAACAGAATCACCTGTGACGTTCAATTGCTTCAAACTAGCAGACCTTACAGAAAAATGACATCACTATTTTGTAGCCCTTCTGTCTGGCCTTTCTCTACAATGACTTCTGTTCTAGATCTGTGGCCAAAGGCCCTCATTCACGCCTTTTCATTCATCCTGCTGGTTTCCTAGCTCTGTATAAGGTTACCTAGCTCTATAGCAGCCACTATAGCTGACCAGGGCATAAGGTTACCATGGAAACTAACAAGTGTCAACAAGAAGAATGTgcttggaagaaaacaaaatgttatcTATCTGAGAAAATGTAGTAAGATCAAAGAATGTTTCTAGAAGTCTGAGATGGAAAATGGTGAGGGCAGCAAAGCAGAGGTAGTtagagattcttttctttttaagtggggagcaaaaagacacagagagaaatttgactcacagagggagagagatacagctcagtggtagattgcTTTCTTAGTGTTCCTAAGGCTCCATCCGCAGCATTgcaaaggcaaaacaaagaaatgggATTTGTTAACCAAAGGAACAACTGTCACTGTACACATAGTAAAGATGCATCGCTATCAGACGGTCCCTAACTGTTCCTAGCCACAGAACACCCTGTGCGCACGGCTTCCTGTTGAGACAGCGTGCGATGAATCTGTTTAGTGTTATAGAAAATACACATCTAAAAAATGAGgtgagtggggctggggagatgatgtCTTCTCTCCTCGTCTCCTTGGTGCTTATTTATTCTCAATacaattctattctattctatatGCCAAATATTATGCCGATGAATTAGAACCCAATCTTGAACAAAACCAGCCCAGTTCCTCCCCTTCACATTCAAAAGACTCATTTAGATTAGATTCCAGAGACTCAAACAGTTTATAGCACGATGTTTGGCCCTTGTTTTGTAATTCGTTTGTGTCCGGCCTTTCTCTATAATGACTTCTGTGGTAAAGGGctttattcaagaaaaaaaaaagcaataaataaaacaaaaccaaaatgaacaaaCGAATGAGCATAAAACAGTAgtcttcctaattgtcctgacagATATGTAAAAGCAGTGAAGCCATCCCATAAGGATTAATGTGAGCATCATGTCACCCACAGTGGCACTGTTTCAGTGACTGTATGTGGGGTTCTAACCAAGGCTGTATTTTTGGCCTTCTCATCAGCATCTGCATTGGAAATCTAACCGCCATAGTGGTCCTGGCTTGGGATATGAGGGAGTGGCTGATCCAGTAAACACAAAGGAATTCAGTGGTGAGGGTATTCCTGGGTTCTAGCTAATATGATCACTGCATAGCTTCCCATGATGGGAAGCAAATGGGGCTGTAGCTtgagttttcttccttttcttgtgtgtatatgtgaaaatATTAATGGACCACTCATGAGTCAAATTCACAAAGCTCTGCCTCAGTACTTCTGTCCCATCACCACAAAAGTCTCTGTCTTTAACTATGAAAGCCCATCAGCCAAATTATCTGAagcatttaaattctttttacaaTCACAGATGATGCGCCACAGAAGCTCTGGCGGGGAGAGGTCAAAGTGCATCCTTTAGAAACATTTGCCCTAGATTCTTCTCACTCTGAACACTGCAATTTATTCTGCAAATGAGGTAGTGAATatcaagaaagaatataaaaaacgTATGTGCTTCACcaggaataaaattttatttttttatcatgcaAAATCAGGCTAAAACTATCACGctgaaaatatattcattctGATCCCTGAAATAAAAAATCACAAGAACTCAATGGGATCAAGCTTTGTTAAAGaacttcatttttgtttagagATGTTTTTGAAGCTACGAATTAAGGTGCTGGAAGCTAGGGTAGGTCTAGAAGCATGCAGATGTCCGGCTGCATGTATGTGGGAAATTTGATAGCTGTGGCAGAACAAGTGGGTTGCAAAGGTGGCCCCTCTTGTCTGCTCCGGCAGGTGTAGGGAGAGTTCTGTTCATCTGAAAAGCTATGTATTCGGTGGCTCAGCAGCAGCTGTTGCAAGGGGAGGTCCTGCAGGTGGTGCGGCAGGGGGCAGGCTGGCAGCAGGGGGGCCTGCAGCAGGGAGCCTGCACAGAGATGGGCTGGCAGCAGGTGGAGGCCCAGCAGCAGGGTCTGCAGACCACAGCTGTGCAGGAGGTGGGGCAGCAGGTGATGGGGCGGCAGCAGCCCTGCTGCAGGCTGCAGGGGTCACAGCAGATGGGGCGGCGGCAGGGCTCGCAGATGGGCCTGGTGAAGTGGGGCACGCAGGTCACAGGGCGGCACACTGTGGTCTGGCAGGACACTGGGCGGCAGCAGCAGGGGTCGCggcagcagcagggctggcagcagcctCCACAGCTCTGGGAGGAGAAGGAGCCACAGCAGGTCATAGTGGGTGTCTGGAGTGGAGTAAGGTTGAGGAGTGGAGAGCAGTTGGGTGTTCTCAGGTGTGATGTGTCTTCTGGGTTGGGTCCCTTTATATACCTGGCCAGTGCTGAAGATCCTAAGGACACAGGCCATTTCCTGAACTTGTGGCTACCCAATGAAAAGAGAAGCCTGGATTCAGTTGCCAGGCAACAATTCCAGGATCTGTAAAGATGCTTTTCTTTCCACTCCTCTACTCTTTCCCTTGGAATGAATACCTGAGAGTTTGTATCACAGAGCAATTACTCACCTGACAGTCAATCCTCCCAGGCTAGGCCATGTGACAGACTGAAAGTCTGAAGGGCACACTCTGATGTCACTTTCCCCATGTTCACAGTCTCTGACGAGGTGTGAGGCTCCGATGAACATGAGTCACAAGCCTGGTGTCTGATTGGCATTCAGACAAAGTAACAATTCCTGAAGAGCCAAGATGGTTCATAAAAGTAGCTATGTGTCTCTTCTGTTATGGAAAATGTGGCCCAAGGCATCTGAAAAATAGCCCATTGCCTTGTTTATGGAGGGATAATCACCAAAGCGTCAGCATGGCTTTTAAGAAAGGAACCTGAATTGTCCTATAACTCACAACCTCTCATGAGACACTTACTATGTGAACATGGTGATTAGGGGGCAGAGAGGGAAAACTAAGGCCTGAAATTTCTTATCACATTTTGTAGTCACAATTTGTAGGGAAACAAGATAAAACTAAAAGCAATTAAAGATGAACTTTTCAAAGGTCAATAAGATTAAACCAAGTGATCTTATTCATGCCTGTCTTGAATCCATGATTGCTGTATTTCTTGCTTTCTAAGTATGACATGAACACGGCAtgttaaattctttaaaatctgctgtagggctggtgagatggctccctGGGCAAACACTcctgccgccaagcctgatgGCCCGAGTTCAATCCTCCCCCAGGGcccacatagtggaaagagaaaacagatttctacaaagtgtcctctgacctccacatatacaccAGAACACCCCTGCacccacagacatgcatgtgtgtgcactcacacacaaaataaaaaaaataaataaaatctattaaaaGATGTGTGAAGGAATCAATCATCTTTCTGTAGTCAGTACTGTGGCTTGTTGGCTGAGAATTTTGACTGCTTATAAAATATGAGATCGGATTTTTCCACAATAGGAGACTTAGTGAGCTGGTGACTGGATAAAGAGCTCTGTGCTTCATCACTACCACGAGGGGAAATAGAAGACGAAGGAAGGGTAGGGATGCAGATGAACACCAGCACCGGACAACACTGGACAAGGACTGCTGAGGACTTTGGGATCGGGTTTGCCTTGAATATGTGTGATTGTTAGCTTTGAATATCAACTAGTCACGCTGTAGAGTCAACTGGGAAGGGAGTGGCAATGGCGAGTTGTCTAGACTATGTCAGCCTGTGGCGGCGCCTCTGAGCTGTTTTCTCTGTTGGGTTGACTGAGATGGGAAGAGTGACCTGGAAGGTGGATAGCACCATTTTACGGACTGGACCCTGGAGTGAATGAACAGTATAGAATGTGCCGAGCCTCACCCTGCATGCGCTAATTCGTTGCTCTCTGCTCTTGATTACAGATGAAatatgaccagctgcttcaactTCCTGTcaccttgacttccccacaacaATGTGCTGTGACCTGGAATTGTGTGtcagaataaacccttccctcctcaaATTGCCATAGTCAGGAATATTGTCACAGCAAGAAGTAGCTAATAGAAGATCCCAAATTTCGGGCAGGAGATACAAAGTCACGACACGGTCCTCTATATTCATCATGTCATTTCCTGCAGAAGAGGGGTCTTCTGTCTGATTGACAGCCCATGCTGATGCTCCACTTATCTAGATACCGTTTCCTGCAGTGTTACCAGAATGCCACCACCCATCGGATCCTATCACTGGTGATCTtgctttcctttgctgctctgCTGGGTGGGAGTTCTTGCACGCACATTTAGAGACAGGCTCATTGAAAGGGGAGTTTCCCTGACTTCATGACATGAACTTTTAAAGTCATCTTATTCCCATCCTAAGCATTCTGCAAGAGCGTAATCACCACTGGGAACATGTGCATTTTAAGCATAATGACAATTAATGTGAGATTTTTGTGGTTGGACTGGAAGAGAATGTAGTGATGGTGACCGTCGGTGCAGTAGGCCATGTCCTCATCCTCATAGTTTTATGATTATGTTCTGTTAGGAACTAGTTTGAGGGTTTCTAGATGTCAGGAGATGGCtaacattctgaaaaataaatgtttcccgTAGGGAATTCTTTCTTGGtagaaatcttaaaaatacaCTCATAGGAGCCAGGGGTGAGGATGAGGCGGGTTGAGGGAAAAGGGAAGTTTTATCTCAGGGCAGATGACATCTCTATAGccccagtttcttcatctgtgaaatagaGTCTTCAGTACCTGGAGTTTTTCATGgaccattttattaaaacatccacacaaacacagaagacagagagatacaTATGAGTAACCAAAATAGAAATTCATCAAattggaaaatacagaaaagcaaTGTTCAgaggacaggtggaaattttgaatttatttctgtaaatatatatatatatatgtatatatgtatatatatatcacataggTTATATGTAAACAATATATCATATATCCATCTAATCTCTCTTAAGTTTCTTGTCTAAAGTCAGGAAGTTTAAACCAATGTCTTGGAATCTTTCCCTGCTTTTAGGTTTTAAAGGCCCTTGAAAGGGTAAGCATGAGAGAAAGACTTtcagatacacagatacacatattacccactcctcttttctcttGTTCCTAAACTCTCCTCACAAGTCCTAAAGTCTAGAGCTCATTTCTATTGGTTTTGAAACTGAGACTTCTGAGAAATAATAGATTCTTAGCCTGAACTAGCTATAGATTCTTAGCCTGAACTAGCTATTCCCTACGATCAGATCGGTGACTATCGCAATGGTCatcagagccttcatccagtaactgatggaaacagattcaGACCCAAAGCTAAACATTAGGTTGAGcccagggaatcctgctgaagagagggaggaaggattgtaggagccttaggggtcaaggacatcacaactCCTCCACCCCTGACATaaacaactaacctggctcataggaactcacagagtctgtctggatcaacaaccagggagcctgcacagGACCAACCAaggtcctctacatatatgtgacagctgTATACTTTAGTCTACTTGTGGGACCCCTAGCAGTGGGAGTAGGGACTGTCTCTAACTTTTGACTCACTCTTGGTAACCTATTCTTCATATTAGATCGCCTtggccttaatacaaggggaggtgcttagtcttaccacAACtgaatatgccatgctttgttgatactctTGGGAGGCCTGCCACTTTCTGAACTGAAACAGAGGAGGGGTCTATGGGGGGGTCAGgaaagaggtgggggaagggaataagggaggggaggaaggggaatctATGGTTgtaatgtaaaataatttattgaataaataaataaaactgtaataagttttaaagaatttttttcactCTGAGACCATAGTAATCTGACCCAAGGTATACTGACACTAATCAGAAAATGCATTTCTCCAGTGGCTGTGAagtatctcagaaaaaaatattgaaactTGTGAGTAAGATCTTCCCCTGAATTCTCCCTGACCCCCAATGACTTGATTTGAACCAGTGAGCacgtatttgtttgtttgttgttatttaaaGACATAGTATAACTGGTGCTAATAATGGCATTGAGCATCCATCTATGTTGAAAATTGCTAAATCTCCCATTTTCCAGTGTCCCCCCTAGGTAGGTGGCAGCCGCAGAAGCCAGTGAGCAgtattcctcctccatctctgcttcagtttATGCCTGGAGGGCCTGCTGCAGCTCCTCTTGGTAGTGACTGTAACCTGCAcaatgaaacaaaccctttcttctccaaggtgcttttggtcatggtgtttatcacagcagcttGAAGCAAATTATAACAGAAACTAAGTTAGAGAAGCTAAGTTATGTATGatggttttcttttgctttaagtGAATAATACCTTCTTAGTTTCGATTCCTGTAAAGACAATGACTTTGCAGCTTAACTTCATTTAACAAGTGGAAGCTGAGCACCAACCAGCCTTGTACTAAATAAACACTGAGCCCCATCTTGATAGCCTAGGCCAATAAATGGCCATCTCTTCCTCAAGAGCAGGGACTAGATCATCTCAATGCTTTCTGGGGAGCGAGCTAGCTCAGGATGCTCTAGGAACCCGCTGGGGTACCTACTGTAGCCTGATTTCACCCAAGTggctgtgcacatgtgcatgtgtgtttctcgTGGTATAAAGTTTCAGACATGTCTGCTGGAGAGACGGAgatgattattagaaatggaaaCAGAGCTAAGCACTTGACAGAAGGAGATgaacaaatatttgaaagaaatgacAGAACTTTGGTTTCCTTGTGCAGTCTAGACTCCTGTTCATCGGTGCACCTTAATGACATATATTAATGAACGAATCAGGAGTGTGGCATTTGCTATGCCAGGAAAATCATTTTATTGAAAGAGTGAGCAGCACATGACAAAGGCATCGGTGAGGATTTGAACTGCCTGAATCATACGGGCTTAAGATGGGCTTGTCCAGCCCATTCTGGAGATCTCCGAAAGGCATTTACCATCCGTGATGATGCCTGCTGATACAGATATCTGCAAATTTGGCTTAGAGCAGGAATAACAATGTTCTTATTCCACATTGGATCCAAGTTGCAGGCTGTTGAATTGTTGTCACCTTTGggggaaaaacatattttttttcaatttgattaAAAGCCCAAAGAGGTGTGTAGGTGATGGCGTATCCTTGGTGAGGTTGCCAGGAGCTCAGCAGCAGGTGTTGCAAGGGGAGGTCCTGCAGGTGGTGCGGCAGGGGGCAGGCTGGCAGCAGGGGGGCCTGCAGCACGGAGCCTGCACAGAGATGGGCTGGCAGCAGGTGGAGGCCCAGCAGCAGGGTCTGCAGACCACAGCTGTGCAGGAGGTGGGGCAGCAGGTGATGGGGCGGCAGCAGCCCTGCTGCAGGCTGCAGGGGTCACAGCAGATGGGGCGGCGGCAGGGCTCGCAGATGGGCCTGGTGAAGTGGGGCACGCAGGTCACAGGGCGGCACACTGTGGTCTGGCAGGACACTGGGCGGCAGCAGCAGGGGTCGCggcagcagcagggctggcagcagcctCCACAGCTCTGGGAGGAGAAGGAGCCACAGCAGGTCATGGTGGGTGTCTGGGCTGGAGTAGGGCTG
Coding sequences:
- the LOC130877060 gene encoding keratin-associated protein 2-1-like — translated: MTCCGSFSSQSCGGCCQPCCCRDPCCCRPVSCQTTVCRPVTCVPHFTRPICEPCRRPICCDPCSLQQGCCRPITCCPTSCTAVVCRPCCWASTCCQPISVQAPCCRPPCCQPAPCRTTCRTSPCNSCC
- the LOC130877063 gene encoding keratin-associated protein 2-1-like; translated protein: MTCCGSFSSQSCGGCCQPCCCRDPCCCRPVSCQTTVCRPVTCVPHFTRPICEPCRRPICCDPCSLQQGCCRPITCCPTSCTAVVCRPCCWASTCCQPISVQAPCCRPPCCQPAPCRTTCRTSPCNSCC
- the LOC130877064 gene encoding keratin-associated protein 2-1-like, which gives rise to MTCCGSFSSQSCGGCCQPCCCRDPCCCRPVSCQTTVCRPVTCVPHFTRPICEPCRRPICCDPCSLQQGCCRPITCCPTSCTAVVCRPCCWASTCCQPISVQAPCCRPPCCQPAPCRTTCRTSPCNTCC